The following are encoded in a window of Sulfurimonas sp. C5 genomic DNA:
- the hslU gene encoding HslU--HslV peptidase ATPase subunit codes for MDMTPKQIVEYLDKYVIGQKNAKKTIALALRTRYRRMQLDDVMRQEIKPKNILMIGSTGVGKTEISRRLAKMMKVPFIKVEASKYTEVGFVGRDVESMIRDLVVNSISIVKEELETENREKIDNYVINRIVEKLLPPLPKDASESKKDDYQRLLEAMEKRVDSGEMDEKTIEIELDTASLQVEFADTNLPPEMIKAQESITKLFTSINKEENKKELKVKDAKVLLRQEASAKLLDMNAVNAEALRRAENGGIIFLDEIDKIALNEKSQGRNDPSKEGVQRDLLPIVEGSSVSTKHGTIQTDHILFIAAGAFHVSKPSDLIPELQGRFPLRVELESLDEETLYQILTQTENSLLKQYQALLGVEEMELIFEDDAIRAIAQLSHRANETAEDIGARRLHTVLERILEDISFEADEYKGKEFRITSELVHEKLDIVVEDDDLSRYIL; via the coding sequence ATGGATATGACTCCTAAACAGATTGTCGAATATCTTGACAAATACGTTATTGGTCAGAAAAACGCAAAAAAAACTATTGCTTTGGCACTTCGTACAAGATACAGAAGAATGCAACTTGATGATGTAATGCGTCAAGAGATCAAACCGAAAAACATTCTTATGATCGGTTCAACAGGTGTAGGAAAAACTGAGATTTCTCGCCGTCTAGCAAAAATGATGAAAGTTCCTTTCATCAAAGTGGAAGCTTCTAAGTATACAGAAGTAGGATTTGTTGGACGTGATGTTGAATCTATGATAAGAGATTTAGTTGTAAACTCTATTTCAATTGTTAAAGAAGAACTAGAAACTGAGAATAGAGAAAAGATTGACAACTACGTGATTAACCGTATTGTTGAAAAACTTTTACCGCCTCTTCCTAAAGATGCCAGCGAATCAAAAAAAGATGACTACCAAAGACTTCTTGAGGCGATGGAAAAAAGAGTTGATTCAGGTGAAATGGATGAAAAAACAATTGAAATTGAACTTGATACAGCTTCACTGCAAGTAGAATTTGCAGATACTAATCTTCCTCCGGAAATGATTAAAGCGCAGGAATCTATTACAAAACTTTTTACATCTATCAATAAAGAGGAAAATAAAAAAGAGCTCAAAGTCAAAGATGCAAAAGTACTGCTTCGTCAAGAAGCAAGTGCAAAACTTCTTGATATGAACGCCGTAAATGCTGAAGCTCTCAGACGTGCAGAAAATGGTGGCATTATTTTTCTAGATGAGATTGATAAAATTGCTTTAAACGAAAAATCTCAAGGAAGAAACGATCCGTCTAAAGAGGGTGTACAACGTGACCTTCTTCCGATTGTTGAAGGAAGCTCGGTTTCTACAAAACACGGAACAATCCAGACAGATCACATTTTATTTATTGCAGCAGGTGCCTTTCACGTAAGTAAGCCAAGTGATCTTATTCCTGAACTTCAAGGAAGATTTCCTCTGAGAGTTGAGTTAGAAAGTTTAGATGAAGAAACACTTTATCAGATCCTTACACAAACTGAAAACTCTTTATTAAAACAGTATCAAGCACTCTTAGGTGTTGAAGAGATGGAACTAATTTTTGAAGATGATGCTATCAGAGCAATTGCACAGCTTTCACATCGTGCGAATGAAACTGCTGAAGATATTGGTGCTCGTCGTCTTCACACTGTATTAGAAAGAATTTTGGAAGATATTAGTTTTGAAGCAGATGAGTATAAAGGTAAAGAGTTCAGAATTACAAGTGAACTCGTACATGAAAAACTAGACATTGTCGTAGAAGATGATGATCTTTCCCGTTACATTCTCTAA
- a CDS encoding flagellar protein FlaG, producing MDGIANVAKQQQSHVGDFQGRSVEQSQHTQLQQTAAQTSQAQAVKRITSKEDMQELVQELNKAMGPISTNIKFGVDSQDIFYVSVIESETNKMIRRFPADKAQQLLPKMQEVSGVLFDSKG from the coding sequence ATGGATGGCATAGCTAATGTTGCAAAACAGCAACAGTCTCATGTAGGTGATTTTCAAGGAAGAAGTGTTGAACAAAGTCAACACACTCAGTTACAACAAACAGCTGCACAAACTTCTCAAGCACAGGCAGTAAAGAGAATTACTTCTAAAGAAGATATGCAAGAATTGGTTCAAGAACTAAATAAAGCGATGGGACCAATTAGCACAAACATTAAATTTGGAGTTGATTCACAGGATATTTTTTATGTTTCAGTTATTGAATCTGAAACAAATAAAATGATCAGAAGATTTCCAGCTGATAAAGCACAACAATTATTACCAAAAATGCAAGAAGTGAGTGGGGTTCTATTCGACTCTAAGGGGTGA
- a CDS encoding ferredoxin-thioredoxin reductase catalytic domain-containing protein, with amino-acid sequence MIKIDMNSPEFIAEMEKTVKFTDKVNAQFGWVYNPQEEVNEGVQMGLARNKMMYGKRFCPCFMVEEVDGKARSVDDRICPCKPAIEHEIPDEGKCHCGIFCTPEFAAQQRIEMGMEEAAHTHSRGLTQEECEALVNKSELDGDELVALLEARSLGMVDFTIVDVREHMEWQMGHIKGADKLVPTSSFFQTLDQAGLAKDENILVYCHVGSRSAHVARILADMGYTKISNLTHGIVSYPGEIER; translated from the coding sequence ATGATTAAAATCGATATGAATTCTCCTGAATTTATTGCTGAGATGGAGAAAACAGTTAAATTTACAGATAAAGTAAATGCTCAATTTGGTTGGGTTTACAACCCTCAAGAGGAAGTAAACGAAGGTGTGCAAATGGGTCTTGCACGTAATAAAATGATGTACGGAAAAAGATTCTGTCCTTGTTTTATGGTTGAAGAAGTAGACGGAAAAGCAAGAAGTGTTGATGACAGAATCTGTCCATGTAAACCTGCAATTGAGCATGAAATCCCAGATGAAGGGAAATGTCACTGTGGAATTTTCTGTACGCCAGAATTTGCAGCACAACAAAGAATTGAAATGGGTATGGAGGAAGCTGCCCACACACATTCAAGAGGCTTGACACAAGAAGAGTGTGAAGCATTAGTAAACAAAAGTGAATTAGATGGTGATGAACTGGTAGCTCTTTTAGAAGCTCGTTCTCTTGGTATGGTAGATTTTACAATTGTTGATGTTCGTGAGCATATGGAATGGCAAATGGGTCACATTAAAGGTGCAGACAAATTAGTGCCTACAAGTAGCTTTTTCCAAACTTTAGACCAAGCAGGACTTGCAAAAGATGAAAACATCTTAGTATATTGTCATGTTGGAAGCCGTTCTGCTCACGTTGCTAGAATTTTAGCAGATATGGGTTATACAAAAATCTCTAATTTAACTCATGGTATTGTTTCTTACCCTGGTGAGATTGAAAGATAG
- a CDS encoding argininosuccinate synthase: MKKSVNKVVLAYSGGLDTSIILKWLQDEYNAEVITFTADLGQGEEVEPAREKALKMGIKPENIFILDIKEEFVKDFVFPMFRANTIYEGEYLLGTSIARPLIAKKQIEIAEKMGADAVSHGATGKGNDQVRFELGYLGLNPDITVIAPWREWDLNSREKLLAYAKEHGIEISQKHVDENGNPKISPYSMDANLLHISYEGLHLEDPNAEPEDSMWLWTTDPVNAPDEPEYITIGYKNGDPISVNGEEMSPATLLKKLNDYGNKHGIGRIDIVENRYVGMKARGCYETPGGTIMLKAHRAIESITVDREAAHLKDEIMPKYAKLIYNGMWFSPEREALQALIDNTQQHVEGTVRLKLYKGNVMVVGRTSPKTLFSEAHSTFEADNVYNQKDAEGFIRLNALRFMIAGKAR; encoded by the coding sequence ATGAAAAAAAGTGTTAACAAGGTTGTTTTAGCTTACTCTGGTGGGCTTGATACAAGTATTATTTTAAAATGGCTTCAAGATGAATACAATGCAGAAGTTATTACTTTTACAGCTGATCTTGGACAAGGCGAAGAGGTAGAACCAGCTCGTGAAAAAGCACTTAAAATGGGTATTAAACCTGAAAATATTTTCATTCTAGACATTAAAGAAGAATTTGTAAAAGACTTCGTATTCCCGATGTTCAGAGCAAATACAATCTATGAAGGTGAATATCTTTTAGGAACTTCAATCGCAAGACCTCTTATCGCAAAAAAACAAATTGAAATTGCAGAGAAGATGGGTGCTGATGCAGTTAGCCATGGTGCAACAGGAAAAGGAAACGATCAAGTACGTTTTGAGCTTGGTTATTTAGGACTTAATCCTGACATCACTGTAATCGCTCCTTGGAGAGAATGGGATCTAAACTCTCGTGAAAAACTTTTAGCATATGCAAAAGAACATGGTATTGAAATTTCTCAAAAACACGTTGATGAAAATGGAAATCCAAAAATCAGTCCATATTCAATGGATGCAAATTTACTTCACATCTCTTATGAAGGTCTTCACCTTGAAGATCCAAACGCAGAGCCTGAAGATTCAATGTGGCTATGGACTACAGATCCTGTAAATGCACCAGATGAGCCAGAATACATCACTATCGGATATAAAAACGGTGATCCTATTTCAGTAAACGGTGAAGAGATGTCTCCTGCTACACTTCTTAAAAAATTAAATGATTATGGAAACAAGCACGGTATCGGACGTATCGATATTGTTGAAAACAGATATGTTGGTATGAAAGCTCGTGGATGTTATGAAACTCCGGGTGGAACAATCATGTTAAAAGCTCACCGTGCTATCGAATCTATTACAGTAGATCGTGAAGCTGCACACCTGAAAGACGAGATTATGCCTAAATACGCAAAACTGATCTACAACGGTATGTGGTTCTCTCCAGAGCGTGAAGCACTACAAGCATTAATCGACAATACACAACAACACGTTGAAGGTACGGTAAGATTGAAACTTTACAAAGGGAATGTAATGGTTGTTGGAAGAACTTCTCCAAAAACTTTATTCTCAGAAGCACATTCAACGTTTGAAGCAGACAATGTTTATAACCAAAAAGATGCGGAAGGTTTCATTCGTCTGAATGCACTTCGCTTTATGATTGCTGGTAAAGCTAGATAA
- the rplI gene encoding 50S ribosomal protein L9 — protein sequence MKVLLIKDVKSLGKAGEIKEVKDGYGKNFLIGKGFAKPATPEVLAEHDAEQKRLAAEEAAEIATLKEMAAKLDKAEIVITKKIGENGHLFGSVTKDEIAQALSEQHSVEIDKKHITDKTAIKTIGEHSLDLKLGHGIHATLHVDVQGE from the coding sequence ATGAAAGTATTACTTATCAAGGACGTAAAAAGTTTAGGCAAAGCTGGTGAAATTAAAGAAGTTAAAGATGGTTACGGTAAAAACTTCCTTATCGGGAAAGGTTTTGCTAAACCTGCAACTCCTGAAGTGTTAGCTGAGCACGATGCTGAACAAAAAAGACTAGCTGCTGAAGAAGCTGCTGAGATCGCAACACTAAAAGAGATGGCTGCAAAACTTGATAAAGCAGAAATTGTAATTACGAAAAAAATAGGTGAAAATGGTCACCTTTTCGGGTCTGTAACTAAAGATGAAATTGCTCAAGCTTTATCAGAACAACACTCTGTAGAGATCGACAAAAAACATATTACAGACAAAACTGCGATCAAAACAATTGGTGAGCATTCACTTGATCTAAAACTCGGTCACGGTATTCATGCTACACTTCACGTAGACGTTCAGGGAGAATAG
- the era gene encoding GTPase Era — MTKAGFVSLIGRPNAGKSTLMNSLLGEKIAMVSQKANATRKRSNAIVMHGDTQIIFIDTPGLHEKEKMLNQYMLDEALKAMGDCDLIVYLAPVTDSLEHYEKFLTLNKKNIKHIVALSKIDQVSQEKLFKKIAQYNQYADKFEALIPVAIPRKVGHEDLLNTISKHLPESPYLFDPEDLTSELVRDIYAGFIREAIFENISDEVPYESDVIIDKIYENEGIDKIYATIILEKESQKGIIIGKGGTAIKRIGKAAREKIEKLSGQQVYLNLQVVVKKGWSKNKNFLKEIGYDDEK; from the coding sequence ATGACAAAAGCAGGTTTCGTTTCACTTATAGGTAGACCTAATGCGGGTAAAAGTACCCTAATGAATTCCCTTCTGGGTGAAAAAATTGCCATGGTTAGCCAAAAAGCCAATGCTACACGTAAACGCTCTAACGCTATTGTAATGCATGGAGACACACAAATTATTTTCATAGACACTCCAGGTCTGCATGAAAAAGAGAAAATGTTAAATCAATATATGCTTGATGAAGCTTTAAAAGCAATGGGAGACTGTGATCTTATTGTATACCTTGCACCTGTAACAGATTCTTTAGAACACTATGAAAAATTCTTAACATTAAACAAAAAGAATATTAAACATATTGTGGCACTGAGTAAAATCGATCAAGTTTCTCAAGAAAAGCTTTTTAAAAAGATTGCGCAATATAACCAGTATGCAGATAAATTCGAAGCTCTTATTCCTGTTGCTATTCCAAGAAAAGTGGGACATGAAGATCTTCTTAACACTATTTCTAAACATTTACCTGAGTCACCTTATCTTTTCGATCCGGAAGATTTAACAAGTGAACTTGTACGTGATATTTATGCAGGGTTTATCCGCGAAGCAATTTTTGAAAATATTAGTGATGAAGTACCTTATGAATCAGACGTAATTATCGATAAAATTTATGAGAATGAAGGGATTGATAAAATTTACGCAACAATTATTTTAGAAAAAGAGTCACAAAAAGGGATCATTATAGGTAAAGGCGGTACGGCAATTAAACGTATCGGTAAAGCTGCACGTGAAAAAATAGAAAAACTTAGTGGCCAACAAGTATACTTAAACCTTCAAGTTGTTGTAAAAAAAGGGTGGTCAAAAAATAAAAACTTTTTAAAAGAGATAGGTTATGATGATGAAAAATAA
- the hslV gene encoding ATP-dependent protease subunit HslV, with amino-acid sequence MFDATTILAYKGKNKAVIGGDGQVTFGDSVLKGNATKIRTLHHGKILAGFAGSTADAFNLFDMFEEFLENKKGDILKSVIEFSKAWRKDKVLRRLEAMMIVLNNEHIFILTGNGDVVEPEDGEIASIGSGGNYAISAARALKKHADLDEETLVKESLSIAADLCIYTNHNIKTLILEDNK; translated from the coding sequence ATGTTTGACGCAACTACAATACTTGCCTATAAAGGGAAAAATAAAGCTGTTATCGGTGGTGACGGTCAGGTGACATTCGGGGACAGTGTTCTAAAAGGGAATGCTACAAAAATCCGTACACTGCACCATGGAAAAATTCTTGCAGGTTTTGCAGGAAGTACTGCCGATGCTTTTAATCTTTTTGACATGTTTGAAGAGTTCTTAGAGAATAAAAAAGGGGATATTTTAAAATCCGTAATAGAGTTCTCTAAAGCTTGGAGAAAAGACAAAGTTTTAAGACGTTTAGAAGCGATGATGATCGTTTTAAATAACGAACATATTTTTATTTTAACCGGAAACGGTGATGTAGTTGAGCCTGAAGACGGAGAGATCGCTTCTATCGGCAGCGGTGGAAACTATGCTATCTCTGCGGCACGTGCATTAAAAAAACATGCTGATCTTGATGAAGAGACTTTAGTAAAAGAGTCTTTATCTATTGCTGCTGATCTTTGTATCTATACAAACCACAATATTAAAACACTCATTTTAGAGGATAATAAATAA
- a CDS encoding MFS transporter codes for MKRYLQLLKHEPLLRRLSSIQLISYFGAWFSNVAIYTLLIKMEVGAEIVSFVAMLHFLAGVVQAPFSGALIDKLQPKKLMLTLIVAEIIATACLVFISTHDDLLYLYLLIFVKMASASFYFTTEMSLLPKILDPKVLQKANELHSIIWSFSYTLGMAVSGYVVYIFGIKIAFLLDAGLFIIAFFLLYTLKLDVAPIVTQEKLLEMMQDTFRYIKKTPKALHLMIVHAFVGLTAFDALVALMVDKYYAGIIATSLALGLLHSARAVGLVIGPVFLGKLLNNKRLVYIFFAQALGVFLWAYVMQNFYLSLAASVVVGFFTTTLWSYSYTLLQKNIEEKYYGRIVAYNDMLFLSSAAFTSYMIGYLAVADFSLEKITTIMGIGFLIGGVYYMFVLRTQKIKEISQ; via the coding sequence ATGAAACGATATTTACAACTTTTAAAACATGAGCCTCTTTTACGTCGTCTTTCATCCATTCAATTAATTTCTTACTTCGGCGCTTGGTTTAGTAATGTTGCTATTTATACCTTGCTGATTAAGATGGAAGTTGGTGCTGAAATTGTGTCGTTTGTGGCAATGCTTCACTTTTTAGCAGGTGTTGTTCAAGCACCTTTTTCAGGTGCACTTATAGATAAGCTGCAACCAAAAAAATTGATGTTAACATTAATTGTTGCAGAAATTATAGCGACTGCATGTTTGGTGTTTATTTCAACACATGATGATCTTTTATATTTATATCTATTAATATTTGTGAAAATGGCATCGGCATCATTTTACTTTACAACAGAGATGTCTTTACTGCCAAAAATTTTAGATCCAAAAGTATTACAAAAGGCAAACGAACTCCATTCAATCATTTGGTCATTTTCCTATACACTTGGAATGGCAGTAAGTGGTTATGTCGTATATATTTTTGGTATAAAAATAGCATTTTTACTTGATGCAGGACTATTCATTATCGCATTTTTTCTACTTTATACACTTAAACTAGATGTAGCTCCTATAGTAACTCAGGAAAAGCTTTTGGAGATGATGCAAGATACTTTCAGGTATATTAAAAAAACACCAAAAGCACTTCATTTGATGATAGTTCATGCTTTTGTGGGACTTACTGCTTTTGATGCACTTGTAGCATTAATGGTGGATAAATACTATGCTGGCATAATTGCGACTTCACTTGCTCTTGGACTGTTACATTCTGCCCGTGCAGTAGGCTTGGTTATAGGACCGGTGTTTTTAGGCAAGCTTTTAAATAATAAACGGCTTGTTTATATATTTTTTGCTCAGGCACTAGGTGTATTTTTATGGGCATATGTTATGCAGAATTTTTATTTGAGTTTGGCGGCAAGTGTTGTTGTCGGCTTTTTCACGACGACGCTCTGGTCTTATAGCTATACATTATTGCAGAAAAATATTGAAGAGAAATACTATGGTAGAATAGTGGCATATAACGATATGTTGTTTTTAAGTTCTGCTGCATTTACCTCTTATATGATTGGGTATTTAGCTGTTGCAGATTTTTCACTTGAAAAGATAACTACTATTATGGGAATAGGTTTTCTGATAGGCGGAGTGTATTATATGTTTGTTTTACGGACACAAAAAATTAAAGAGATTTCGCAATGA